A region of Plasmodium falciparum 3D7 genome assembly, chromosome: 12 DNA encodes the following proteins:
- a CDS encoding mediator of RNA polymerase II transcription subunit 18, putative produces MNESVEQLFDELISDFNKNDKIGEGNESFNIREKVGNKWTNEDILNNINKNDFSKYTEYSLSSLYITDERIHIDEDNKFQDFLNVITKASDVNNIYKWIDSYYKYDSKEELDILSPKAQKKEYIFREYLEPFHLKGLCLLRKYEKGAILKSSEKSKVDVNIVSEYIVHNTYKQIMKSFGYYLSHKIYIKAHIFHNKYGNSDHIIVLILQHFKDENFKQPLFHDRALVQIKSYSNDNKYSELTQKNLLHYAEIFKPFVSLRKLNYNFVEEFKDKIMFGI; encoded by the coding sequence ATGAATGAAAGCGTAGAACAACTTTTTGATGAGCTTATATCCGATTTTAATAAGAATGATAAAATTGGTGAGGGAAATGAAAGTTTTAATATAAGAGAAAAGGTTGGTAATAAATGGACaaatgaagatatattaaataatataaataaaaatgactTTTCTAAATATACAGAATATTCATTAAGTAGTTTATATATTACTGATGAAAGAATACATattgatgaagataataaatttCAAGATTTTCTAAATGTCATAACCAAAGCATCGGATGtaaacaatatttataaatggaTCGATTCATATTACAAATATGATTCTAAAGAAGAATTAGATATATTATCCCCAAAAGcacaaaaaaaggaatatatttttagagAATATTTAGAACCTTTTCATTTAAAAGGATTATGTTTAttaagaaaatatgaaaaggGTGCCATTTTAAAAAGTTCTGAAAAAAGTAAAGTTGATGTTAATATTGTTTCCGAATATATTGTTCATAATacttataaacaaataatgaAATCTTTTGGTTATTATTTGAgtcataaaatttatatcaaAGCTCATATctttcataataaatatggtaATAGTGATCATATAATCGTCTTAATCTTACAACATTTTAAAGATGAAAATTTCAAACAACCTTTATTTCATGATAGAGCACTTGTTCAAATTAAATCGTAttcaaatgataataaatattcagAATTAACTCAGAAAAATCTTTTACATTACGCAGAAATTTTTAAGCCTTTTGTTTCATTAAGAAAACTCAACTACAATTTTGTTGAAGAATTTAAGGATAAAATTATGTTCGGGATATGA